From Bradysia coprophila strain Holo2 chromosome IV unlocalized genomic scaffold, BU_Bcop_v1 contig_5, whole genome shotgun sequence, one genomic window encodes:
- the LOC119071909 gene encoding uncharacterized protein LOC119071909 — protein sequence MSSSDEVITVQRTASTSSLSLHVTPSVKHRIGQLILYFVKIFFPSMVFVKFFVSAIIPPIADNIIPLYFTGNIPNESSLAVASQFTFISIILEVIQEGVGNSLFHFVGNHYRNNKELALVAFKLSLLILLVGGILLTIAMLIFTPQFVNLINTPESIIEDTKHFLYTSSFSFTPILLRTAFTNYLLISTSTYLVVTQVLTVLIAFFVNFFMFGEQSFSLKWGVHELGYYKIVQSFLAMTVSFVFVLVVEKMGPVSFLFKIPFFQNLKTNFKAFFRVSWGNFADSMVRNFFYFVVTLNFLNNLGADEAAAWSVLNTIIWGIILVPGNVVANYVKVEIGLDSVKSKIKRIAKESTISLAAWIVLMTILTATLWPLLASFFSKANQNVAKLSLTMLYNVGWIFIIFAINNTIDSFFLGTGKTEYVFYQSFLTNMIVYFVPWILYLAGILTPSYWWVLGLFIAGMLVDFCLTCYFCVIVWRGMPTHEMI from the coding sequence ATGTCGTCCTCCGATGAAGTAATTACAGTGCAACGGACAGCGTCTACGTCATCATTAAGCCTACATGTGACACCATCTGTTAAACATCGAATCGGCCAACTAATTTTGTATttcgtcaaaatattttttccgtcCATGGTTTTCGTTAAGTTTTTTGTGTCGGCTATAATACCACCGATAGCCGACAACATCATCCCACTCTATTTCACCGGAAACATTCCCAACGAATCGTCACTGGCAGTGGCGTCTCAATTTACATTTATCAGTATTATATTGGAAGTGATTCAGGAAGGTGTAGGTAACAGTCTCTTTCATTTTGTTGGCAATCACTATCGAAACAACAAAGAATTGGCATTGGTAGCATTTAAACTTTCGCTGTTGATTCTACTTGTTGGTGGAATTTTACTCACAATCGCAATGTTGATATTTACTCCACAATTCGTTAATTTAATCAACACTCCAGAATCGATAATTGAGGAcacaaaacactttttgtaTACCAGCTCATTCAGTTTCACTCCCATTCTTCTACGAACTGCCTTCACGAACTACCTTCTAATTTCAACCAGTACGTATCTAGTCGTTACGCAGGTGTTAACCGTGCTGATCGcttttttcgttaattttttcatgtttgGCGAACAGTCGTTTTCGTTGAAGTGGGGAGTTCACGAGTTAGGATATTACAAAATTGTGCAAAGCTTTTTGGCCATGACCGTCAGTTTTGTATTTGTCTTAGTGGTCGAGAAAATGGGACCGGTGTCATTCCTTTTCAAAATTCCTTTTTTCCAAAACTTGAAGACCAATTTCAAAGCCTTCTTCAGGGTGTCATGGGGAAATTTTGCTGACTCCATGGTGCgaaattttttctactttGTCGTCACcttaaattttctaaacaaTTTAGGGGCCGATGAAGCAGCGGCCTGGTCTGTTCTCAATACCATTATTTGGGGTATAATCTTAGTACCGGGAAATGTTGTTGCCAATTATGTTAAAGTAGAAATTGGTCTCGACAGCGTAAAGTCAAAGATTAAAAGAATTGCCAAAGAAAGCACAATTTCTCTTGCAGCGTGGATTGTGTTGATGACAATACTAACAGCGACCTTATGGCCACTGTTAGCTTCATTCTTTAGTAAAGCAAATCAAAATGTGGCAAAATTGTCCTTAACTATGCTGTATAATGTTGGATGGATTTTCATAATCTTTGCAATCAATAACACCATAGACAGCTTCTTCCTAGGAACTGGAAAAACGGAGTACGTTTTTTATCAGAGCTTTCTGACCAATATGATCGTCTACTTTGTGCCATGGATTCTGTATTTGGCTGGTATTTTGACACCGTCATATTGGTGGGTTTTGGGTCTTTTTATCGCTGGAATGTTggttgatttttgtttaacgTGCTACTTTTGTGTAATTGTTTGGAGAGGCATGCCCACGCACGAAATGATTTAG